In Zalophus californianus isolate mZalCal1 chromosome 4, mZalCal1.pri.v2, whole genome shotgun sequence, the following proteins share a genomic window:
- the C4H8orf37 gene encoding protein C8orf37 homolog, which yields MAKDLDELLDEVESKFCRPDPPRLGIVQRPRGCGGGILSNDRNRAEAKENLRSETFEKEDDLDSLINEIFEEPNFDKKPFKLKSKSSGNTSVKASIQGLGKSCSPVYLGGSTAPCGIGTSTSQRACDHLRCTACDFWVVSYDDYMWDKSCDYLFFRNNMPEFHKLRTKLVKKKGTRAYACQCSWRTIEDLTDLQTDHQLRWVCGKH from the exons ATGGCGAAGGACTTGGACGAGCTCTTGGATGAGGTCGAGTCCAAATTTTGCAGACCCGACCCACCGAGACTGGGCATAGTGCAGCGGCCCAGAGGCTGCGGCGGCGGCATCCTCAGCAACGACCGGAACCGCGCCGAGGCGAAAGAGAATCTCAG atCAGAAACATTTGAGAAAGAAGATGATCTTGACAGtcttattaatgaaatatttgaagaacCCAACTTTGACAAAAAACCCTTT aaattaaaatctaaatcttCAGGTAACACATCTGTCAAAGCTTCCATTCAAGGCCTTGGTAAAAG TTGCAGCCCAGTGTACCTCGGTGGAAGCACTGCTCCGTGTGGAATTGGAACAAGTACTTCACAGAG AGCATGTGATCATCTGCGCTGTACAGCATGTGATTTCTGGGTGGTGAGCTACGACGACTACATGTGGGATAAATCCTGCGATTATCTGTTTTTCAG GAACAACATGCCAGAGTTCCACAAATTAAGAACAAAGTtggtaaagaagaaaggaacacgGGCATATGCCTGCCAGTGTAGCTGGAGAACTATTGAAGATCTGACTGACCTTCAGACTGATCATCAGCTTCGTTGGGTTTGTGGTAAACATTAA